A genomic region of Colius striatus isolate bColStr4 chromosome 20, bColStr4.1.hap1, whole genome shotgun sequence contains the following coding sequences:
- the RAD51D gene encoding DNA repair protein RAD51 homolog 4 isoform X1, with the protein MVVLRAGLCPGLTEDMLQLLRASGVRTVVDFVSSDLEDVAQKCSLSYKALVAVRRVLLAQFSAFPANGADLYEELKSSTAILPTGSPSLDQLLDSGLYTGEVTELMGAPGSGKTQLCLGIAASMSLGLKQHVVFLDSTGGFTASRLYQMLRAQAEDEEEQLEALQRVQVIRVFDVYEMLRALQELRDRLSQQVMSSVAPLKVVVIDSVSAVIYPVLGGRQSEGLAIMMQLARELKTLAREFSLAVVVTNQVTRESSTGPLKPALGRSWSFVPSTRLLLETKEATWQKTTKQRVASLAKSPRQPTGIQVELETGNDDVQEPSPAAPTEGP; encoded by the exons ATGGTGGTGCTGcgggctgggctctgccccggCCTCACCGAGGAcatgctgcagctcctgagggCGAGCGGCGTCAGGACGG TGGTGGACTTTGTGTCATCAGACCTGGAGGATGTTGCCCAGAAGTGTTCCCTGTCTTACAAG GCGCTGGTTGCAGTGAGACGTGTGCTCCTGGCCCAGttctctgccttccctgccaATGGAGCAGATCTTTACGAGGAGCTCAAGAGCTCCACAGCCATCCTGCCCACTGGGAGCCCGAG CCTGGACCAGCTGCTGGACTCTGGGCTGTACACAGGGGAAGTGACAGAGCTCATGGGAGCACCAGGCAGTGGGAAGACACAG ctgtgcctgggcattGCAGCCAGCATGTCTCTGGGCCTCAAGCAGCACGTCGTGTTTCTTGACTCCACGGGAGGGTTCACTGCTTCCCGTCTCTACCAGATGCTTCGAGCCCAGGCAGAGGATGAGGAAGAGCAG ctggaggctcTGCAGCGGGTCCAGGTGATCCGTGTGTTTGACGTCtatgagatgctgagggcccTGCAGGAGCTGCGGGATCGTCTCTCCCAGCAG GTCATGAGCTCCGTGGCACCTCTCAAGGTCGTGGTGATTGACTCAGTCTCAGCTGTGATCTACCCAGTGCTGGGTGGCAGGCAGTCAGAGG GTTTGGCCATCATGATGCAGCTAGCCAGGGAGCTGAAGACACTGGCCAGGGAGTTCAGCCTTGCTGTTGTG GTGACTAACCAGGTGACAAGGGAAAGCAGCACTGGGCCACTGAAGCCAGCCCTTGGCCGCTCTTGGAGTTTTGTGCCCAGCACccggctgctgctggagaccaAAGAAGCCACTTGGCAGAAAACCACCAAGCAGCGTGTGGCTTCCCTGGCAAAGTCACCCCGGCAG CCAACAGGGATACAGGTGGAGCTGGAGACTGGAAATGATGATGTGCAGgagccaagcccagcagcacccacagaGGGGCCCTGA
- the RAD51D gene encoding DNA repair protein RAD51 homolog 4 isoform X2 — protein sequence MVVLRAGLCPGLTEDMLQLLRASGVRTVVDFVSSDLEDVAQKCSLSYKALVAVRRVLLAQFSAFPANGADLYEELKSSTAILPTGSPSLDQLLDSGLYTGEVTELMGAPGSGKTQLCLGIAASMSLGLKQHVVFLDSTGGFTASRLYQMLRAQAEDEEEQLEALQRVQVIRVFDVYEMLRALQELRDRLSQQVMSSVAPLKVVVIDSVSAVIYPVLGGRQSEGLAIMMQLARELKTLAREFSLAVVPTGIQVELETGNDDVQEPSPAAPTEGP from the exons ATGGTGGTGCTGcgggctgggctctgccccggCCTCACCGAGGAcatgctgcagctcctgagggCGAGCGGCGTCAGGACGG TGGTGGACTTTGTGTCATCAGACCTGGAGGATGTTGCCCAGAAGTGTTCCCTGTCTTACAAG GCGCTGGTTGCAGTGAGACGTGTGCTCCTGGCCCAGttctctgccttccctgccaATGGAGCAGATCTTTACGAGGAGCTCAAGAGCTCCACAGCCATCCTGCCCACTGGGAGCCCGAG CCTGGACCAGCTGCTGGACTCTGGGCTGTACACAGGGGAAGTGACAGAGCTCATGGGAGCACCAGGCAGTGGGAAGACACAG ctgtgcctgggcattGCAGCCAGCATGTCTCTGGGCCTCAAGCAGCACGTCGTGTTTCTTGACTCCACGGGAGGGTTCACTGCTTCCCGTCTCTACCAGATGCTTCGAGCCCAGGCAGAGGATGAGGAAGAGCAG ctggaggctcTGCAGCGGGTCCAGGTGATCCGTGTGTTTGACGTCtatgagatgctgagggcccTGCAGGAGCTGCGGGATCGTCTCTCCCAGCAG GTCATGAGCTCCGTGGCACCTCTCAAGGTCGTGGTGATTGACTCAGTCTCAGCTGTGATCTACCCAGTGCTGGGTGGCAGGCAGTCAGAGG GTTTGGCCATCATGATGCAGCTAGCCAGGGAGCTGAAGACACTGGCCAGGGAGTTCAGCCTTGCTGTTGTG CCAACAGGGATACAGGTGGAGCTGGAGACTGGAAATGATGATGTGCAGgagccaagcccagcagcacccacagaGGGGCCCTGA
- the RFFL gene encoding E3 ubiquitin-protein ligase rififylin, protein MWASCCNWFCLDGSPEEMQPQPGARAQAYSNPGYSSYPSPTASEQSCKACGVHFDSSSRKHICLDCKKNFCTSCSAQPEGGPLLCHLCQRFRATAFQREELIKMKVKDLRDYLALREISTELCREKEDLVVLILGQQPVITQEDQLRTHPFHTSASGQQDFVILPPTSIASSTSHDASPVSADPISSSLPQEHQQANGYVPPSQVAMTGVESAAEAAAEEETQSTDSEDNLVQGRKASLSDLTSIGDIDALSVRQLKEILARNFVNYKGCCEKWELLERVTRLYKEKDLQHLVSDTDDQTGGAGPPGAEENLCKICMDAAIDCVLLECGHMVTCTKCGKRMSECPICRQYVIRAVHVFKS, encoded by the exons ATGTGGGCAAGCTGCTGCAATTGGTTTTGTCTGGATGGCTCACCTGAAGAGATGCAGCCACAGCCAGGAGCCAGAGCCCAAGCCTATTCCAACCCTGGGTACAGCTCCTACCCGTCTCCCACTGCTTCTGAACAGAGCTGCAAAGCCTGTGGGGTGCACTTCGACAGCTCCTCCAGGAAG cacaTCTGCTTGGATTGTAAGAAGAATTTTTGTACatcctgctcagcccagcctgAAGGAGGGCCCCTCCTCTGCCACCTCTGCCAGAGGTTCCGAGCCACAGCCTTTCAGCGGGAGGAGTTGATAAAGATGAAGGTGAAGGACCTGCGAGACTACCTGGCGCTGCGTGAGATATCCACAGAGCTGTGTCGGGAAAAGGAGGACCTGGTAGTTCTGATTCTTGGCCAGCAGCCTGTAATTACCCAGGAAGATCAGCTAAGAACACATCCATTTCATACTAGTGCCTCTGGACAGCAAGACTTTGTGATTCTCCCACCAACCAGCATAGCATCCTCTACCTCACATGACGCGTCTCCAGTGTCTGCTGACCCCATCTCAAGTTCACTCCCTCAGGAACACCAACAG gCAAATGGTTATGTGCCTCCAAGCCAGGTTGCTATGACAGGAGTTGAGAgtgcagcagaagcagcggcAGAGGAGGAGACGCAG TCTACTGACTCAGAAGATAACCTGGTGCAGGGGAGGAAGGCCTCTCTTTCTGACCTGACAAGCATCGGGGACATCGACGCCCTCTCTGTGCGCCAGCTCAAGGAGATCCTCGCCCGCAACTTTGTCAACTACAAAGGCTGCTGTGAAAAGTGGGAGCTGCTAGAGAGGGTCACTAGGCTTTATAAAGAGAAAGACCTTCAACATCTAG TTTCTGACACTGATGATCAAACTG GCGGCGCCGGGCCCCCGGGGGCTGAGGAGAACCTCTGCAAGATCTGCATGGACGCTGCCATCGACTGTGTCCTGCTGGAGTGCGGCCACATGGTCACCTGCACCAAGTGCGGGAAGCGGATGAGCGAGTGCCCCATCTGCAGGCAGTACGTGATACGGGCTGTGCACGTCTTTAAGTCCTAA